One Merismopedia glauca CCAP 1448/3 DNA segment encodes these proteins:
- a CDS encoding HD family phosphohydrolase: MPKRDRIHKEVRSGTTRSVDGVDTQHSLPKWWQTLPKKLVHPGGNCQQCPSKSHSSRNLWSICLIAIISLTSAAGYPFYNQPLLKEGAIATETIRAPRSENVPDLVATAAQRQARRRGLIPVLVVDQLLSAEMTQNLEELVDKINNVRAIADKFPFTSTANLSTTTQIYLRQAPVESWQEILRISNNSFSEISPNQATRKAITELSGYNRSHTPQEATSLVKLIENRRSSYQQAIDQISSPIRLAVLDLSESDWQVTKTAMFQINQRILAQGIAPGLAPATLQTAVSLHLSPVLSATAREITTELLLNTLKPNLVTDPVATQQQVEQALNEISPVTININKGDKIVSAGEVITQSDFVLLEYFGLSRRSVNWWGLVGFTAVISGAVAIFILVERQIHQSDRGKFLRRRDYGLILLLSLTTPLLSQVGVYYTNLPALGWLIGSFYHPFLATVVVSLLTGLIVGTLKVGWDYLLASAVAGILAAHWAGKMRSREELAFLGAAVVLTQGGIYFLLNLLVSGGGASISYLFLDALRCSAPALGWSIFALGISPYLEHLFDLITPIRLVELANPNRPLLKRLAGETPGTFQHTMFVANLAEAAAREIGLNVELVRTGTLYHDIGKMHDPMGFIENQMGGVNKHDLIDNPWESAQIIKKHVTEGLVMARRYRLPKAIQAFIPEHQGTIRIAYFHHQAQQLATENPSIVVSEADFRYAGPIPQSRETGIVMLADACEAALRSLKEVSPDTALITIKKILHARWQEGQLADSGLTKDQLSQIAHTFLEVWRQTNHQRIVYPPAPK, translated from the coding sequence ATGCCTAAGCGAGATAGAATCCACAAAGAAGTCAGAAGTGGGACAACTAGGTCTGTTGACGGAGTAGATACTCAGCATTCATTACCGAAATGGTGGCAGACTTTACCCAAAAAACTGGTACATCCCGGCGGAAACTGCCAACAATGCCCTTCTAAATCCCACAGTAGTCGTAATTTATGGTCTATTTGTTTAATCGCCATTATCTCTTTGACTAGTGCTGCTGGTTATCCCTTTTATAACCAGCCTTTACTCAAAGAGGGAGCGATCGCCACTGAAACTATCCGCGCTCCCCGAAGCGAGAACGTACCAGATCTGGTGGCTACTGCTGCTCAACGCCAAGCTAGGCGGCGAGGATTAATCCCCGTTTTGGTGGTAGATCAATTATTAAGCGCAGAAATGACTCAAAATCTGGAAGAATTGGTCGATAAAATTAATAATGTCCGAGCAATTGCCGATAAGTTTCCCTTTACTTCTACCGCTAACTTATCTACTACTACTCAAATCTACTTGCGTCAGGCACCTGTAGAATCATGGCAAGAAATTTTAAGAATATCTAATAACTCTTTCAGTGAAATCAGCCCAAATCAGGCAACTAGAAAAGCTATTACGGAATTATCAGGTTACAATCGCTCCCATACTCCCCAAGAAGCCACTAGTTTAGTCAAATTAATAGAGAATAGGCGCTCTAGCTATCAACAAGCTATAGATCAAATCTCTTCACCCATCCGTTTGGCAGTTTTAGATCTATCTGAGAGCGATTGGCAAGTCACTAAAACGGCGATGTTTCAAATCAATCAACGGATTTTGGCTCAAGGTATTGCCCCTGGTTTAGCACCTGCAACTCTACAGACAGCAGTTAGCTTACATCTTAGTCCTGTTTTATCTGCCACCGCTAGGGAAATTACTACTGAGTTATTACTAAATACCCTTAAACCTAATTTAGTAACAGATCCTGTCGCCACTCAACAGCAAGTCGAACAAGCTTTAAATGAAATTTCTCCTGTAACCATCAATATTAACAAAGGAGATAAAATCGTCTCGGCTGGAGAAGTTATAACTCAAAGTGACTTCGTTTTATTAGAATATTTTGGTTTGAGTCGCCGCAGTGTCAACTGGTGGGGTTTAGTCGGATTTACTGCGGTGATTAGTGGCGCAGTGGCGATCTTTATCTTGGTAGAAAGGCAAATTCATCAGAGCGATCGCGGCAAGTTTTTAAGACGCAGAGATTATGGACTAATTTTGCTCCTCAGCTTAACCACTCCCCTTTTAAGTCAAGTTGGGGTTTATTATACCAATTTACCGGCTTTGGGATGGTTGATAGGCAGTTTTTACCATCCTTTCCTTGCCACAGTTGTCGTTAGTTTGCTGACAGGCTTGATCGTTGGGACTTTAAAAGTGGGTTGGGACTATTTATTAGCTAGTGCTGTAGCAGGCATTCTCGCGGCTCACTGGGCAGGTAAAATGCGATCGCGGGAAGAATTGGCATTTTTGGGAGCAGCAGTCGTCCTGACTCAAGGTGGCATCTACTTTTTACTAAATCTACTCGTTTCTGGCGGTGGTGCCTCAATTAGTTATCTATTTTTGGATGCCTTACGCTGTAGCGCTCCAGCTTTGGGATGGAGTATATTTGCTTTGGGAATTTCCCCCTATCTGGAGCATCTGTTCGATCTGATCACCCCAATTCGTCTAGTAGAACTTGCCAACCCCAATCGCCCTTTACTGAAACGCTTAGCAGGAGAGACTCCAGGTACATTTCAACACACCATGTTTGTCGCCAATTTAGCCGAAGCCGCAGCTAGAGAAATCGGTTTAAATGTGGAATTAGTGCGAACGGGAACTCTATACCACGATATCGGCAAAATGCACGATCCAATGGGATTCATTGAAAATCAAATGGGTGGGGTTAATAAACACGATTTAATCGATAACCCTTGGGAAAGCGCCCAAATAATTAAAAAACACGTCACCGAAGGCTTAGTTATGGCTCGTCGGTACAGATTACCCAAAGCCATTCAAGCATTCATTCCCGAACACCAAGGAACCATTAGAATCGCCTATTTTCATCATCAAGCCCAACAATTAGCCACCGAAAATCCCAGTATTGTGGTTTCTGAAGCAGATTTTCGGTATGCAGGTCCAATTCCCCAATCTCGCGAAACCGGAATAGTGATGCTAGCGGATGCTTGCGAAGCCGCCTTGCGATCGCTCAAGGAGGTATCACCAGATACAGCTTTAATTACCATCAAAAAAATCCTACACGCTCGTTGGCAAGAAGGACAACTAGCCGATTCAGGATTAACTAAAGATCAGCTATCTCAGATTGCTCACACCTTCCTCGAAGTATGGCGACAAACCAACCACCAGAGAATTGTTTATCCTCCAGCGCCTAAGTAG